A region of the Cryptococcus deuterogattii R265 chromosome 1, complete sequence genome:
GAGGCTTTGCTTGGTCGTCATCCTCAGGTCCATCAAAAAGGAGACCAACGCCAACACTACTAGCTCCCATTGTGCCATCAATATCTGGTATGGCCTCAATCCCTGCCCCAGGGAAAGGCGGAGTACGGGTCGGTGAACGCGAAGGTGATCGTGAACCAGTgagatgtggatgagatgCGTTTACAGATGGTGAAGGAATAAAGGGGTTGCGAGTaggtgatgatggcgatggagatCGGAATATCTACATATAAGGCTTGTTAGCTCAAGGTCAGTCGACAACTGCGAAACTATGACACATACCTGACTACCTTGAACTCCTCTACCTCTATCTCCCATTCTATTCGCAAGAAAGCGACTTGCGTATGCGGTAAGGGAAGGTCCAGCTTGACTATCGTCCATGTTGTAGTATGAATCAATCCTGTAGAAATACAGGCGATGGGAACAAAAGGTGTACTAATAGAAGGACCGGCGATTGCGTTGGCGGAATCAGATATTGCGGTGAGAAGACCGGTGAACAGAGACCATCCCTGGGATTGTTAGGTTAGCTGGAATCGCCTGTATTCGTCGTAGCTGCTATGCAGTGGTTGTATAGTGGATGAATTGAGAGTAATGAGAGTATAATGCAAAGTGAGAACGAAAGATGGAAACGATTGCTGAACTGggtagatgatgagcgATTGTGTACTCTCGGTGGCGCGAACACGGGTAATAAGAGGGCAACCTCCCCAACAGTCTTACGTAACGCCAGCTTAGggtcaaaagaagaagcagcatTGCCGTGGGTCGCGTGCCAGACTGGTGTATTTACCATAGAAAGCAGAAACCTGAATCAAGCACCATAATGCATGAAGATGCTTATTATAGGGCTGGCGACCGACCAGATGTCCTTACAACCCGGCATTGTAGTACTACCTACTCTGAGTGGAACAAGCTTATGTAATAGTGATGGAATCATAAACGAAGAAAGTATTCACCTACAAGTCGTGCCAACCTAGAGGCCTACTGGGGATACCACCACACCCTGATGTTCGGATGTATTTTCCGTTTTCTGGCCTGGTAAATGGTGGGATGCACAGGCCTCCTTGGTCGGGCGCGACATGTAATAAGCTGGAGGATCAACCGCGCACCGGGCCCGATGCCTCCCGCCGTCCGCCGCTACCGGTAGGTCCTCTAAAAAGGGAAGACGTTGCTTTGTTAACTGTTGACAAATCACTGCTGCGTCCTCCTTACAGTAGATATAAAACCGTAAGGGGTGCTTTACCCTCTCGTCAATCTACCACACTCAATACACGCGCGATATCTCTCCTCACCAAAGCAATAATGTCTACCACCCAAACTGACCTTCTAATCATTGGAGGGGGCCCCGCAGGTTTATCGGCTGCCATTACATTCTCAAGGCTTCGTCGTCCTTGTGTTATATACGACTCTGGCAACTACCGCAATGCCTCAGCCTCACACTCACATACTATTCTGGGCTTCGAAGGGCAGGATCCTGCCGACTTCAGAGCGAAAGTCAGAAGCGAGCTGCTAAGAGATTACAGTGCCACGACTACATTTAGGAATGGTCAAATCGTCTCCTTGGTCAAGACCGGCGAAGAGTTTGAGGCGAAAGATGCAGAAGGAAACACTTTGAAGGCGAGGAAAGTTATTTTGGCAACTGGACTCAAGGACCATCTACCTGACATTCTTGGTGTGTCGTATACTTTCATAACCGTTATGCACCGGTGCTCATAATATGTATCATCCTGAACAGGTGTATCCGAGCAATGGGGCAAACGAATCATCCACTGTATCTTTTGTCACGGTACAGAGACTGCCTACCAGCCTTTCGCTTTCGTCTTCACTCCTAACAATGCCAAGATGAACCCTTACCTGGTCGCTGGTATGCTCAAGTTATGGGGCGCCATGAATCATCAGCCCATATACATCTTGACGCATGGGTCCGATGCCAGTACCGAGGAAGGCAGGCGTGAGGCGGGTCTTGAGGCTTATTGGGAAGTCATCCAAAACAAGGGGTAAGTCCCATTGAATATGCAGTGCATTTTTGTCTAACGTAATTTTTATTGCTGGCCATGGCTCAGATACCAAGTgatctcctctccaatTCAATCAATCAAAGAAAATGATTCAAAAACATCTCTCATCGTCGAATTTGCCGATCATCCCTCCATCAGTGTCCCGTCTatgctccttctccccgAAAAGTTTACACCCTCCGATCATGGCGCACCTATCGTCAACGAAGAGCTCTTAGGTACTCCCTTGGGACCTATGGGTACTATTCCTGGGCCTGCGGAATCCTCAGGAGCTCCCAAATTGCCTCCTCGTATGGGCGACGATCCAAGGACGCCTGTGGACGGCTTGTTCTGGGCCGGCAATAGTGGGTCCATGCCGGCTAATGTGACCATTAGTGCAGCTCAGGGGACCGCGGCTGCCATTGTGGTTGCAGACGAGCTCGGCATGGAGGATTTGGCGAAGCTTGCATAGTTCTTTATAGTACTATAGGTGACATAGAAGATCAGAAGATGCCATCAAACATGTGTAATCAAGCACTTTGACCTATCATTCAAGTTATCAAAAGACGAATCTGTAAACCTTGCAAAGCTGTAACGATTGCATATCCATGATCAATCATAGTACATCATAGACAAAGCCAAACGATATCAGGAGCACTGTACAGGCGTCTAACGACGATAAGGCTCGCGCAAGTTAATTTATTACGAAAATACAGAAATGGTGACGTCCACATGTTGAAGCATTGCCATTTTGGGAAAACATGTCATGACTTATGTTGTTTTCTGTCTGTTCGCTGTACGCATGCTTGTGCGGCTTGTGCCACCTTCACATGACATGATGACATGACATCACTATTAGTTATGTGGTTGAGTTATTGAGTTGCCGGACATCCACGCAGCATTCGTACTTCATTCTGTTTTTGTGTTTGTTGACGCGCGCTGTAGCGCAAAAAAAACATTATTTATGGCTCCACTGACAGTGTGGTCCGCAACGCGAAAAAGGCGAAAACGGCAAATGATATAATCGTGTAAATATCATGCTTGAGAGATTATATATAAAGGAAGCGTGGTGCTAGCGCTACTAGAAACAGACTTTTTCGTTGCACAATTCCATCGTACCCGAAACAACACTTGTacgaagagaaagaacaAACCTACTATGAGCGTCCAAGACAAACAAGGGCAGAACATCGAAGTTGGAGACACTGTCTACACTCCGTATCGAGGTGGGAAACATGAAGGCCAGGTACGATTACCTTCTCTACGATGATCTCTCATGTCAGACTAAAAATAACTGTGGGAGTTCAGGTCGCAGATATTGTAACtaccaaggaagaagctgatgaaaaGGGGGTCAAAAATCCTCCTAAGGCAAGACTTTATTTAAAAGGATTACATACGCGAACTAACCGAGCTTATGCAGGTCTTGTTCACAGACCaaaacaagaaggatgtgTCACATAACCCCGGCACCTTGACTGACCTTGACAAGCAAAAGTAGCAAGAAAGATGTGAGAAAAGTTGAAGGCAAGTATTAGTGGTGAAGGGGAGCTGTTCAACAATTTTGTATGCTGTTTCTGTATGTATGAAGTGGAATGTCGAGCAGTATAAAAGGTCAGTCATCTTGACCATGTCATGGCCGATAGCGAATCATTTTTGCATTCACAAGCTTCTAACCTGTCTACAATACCTCGGCATCAAAACAGCCTTCTATTCCTTCAGATTTTAACCCCAGTCTCTTCCCAGAGCTTGATGATACTACTGTCGTCTGCGTTGGCATACCCGCTACTGTAAAGCCTCTCAAGCTGCTGCATTGCCGCCTGGgtcaagaaaaaggggCATTTGTGTTGCTTAGCCTCTGCAAGAGTGATTGACAGGTCATTCCACAAGGCTGAGACTGTATTCTCAGGCTCATCTTGACTGGCACCACTGATTATTCTAGGGAAACCTATGTATGAGGCTTATCAACATCATGTGTCATGCAGCACATTAAAAAGCACTCACGGTCACTCATGATGAAGGATCTCGCCGCTCCCCCAGATAAGACCTTGAATACCCTTTCGATATCCATTTTCTTATGCTTGGCGAACGCAAACCCTTCACCGGTCACCGCCAAGTGGATAGCTTCTAATAATGAATTCACGGCCTTTACTTTTGTGGCAGAGCCCGCGCCACCCCCGATAAAGTGCAAGTTGGTTGCATTGCCGCCTTGGGTGGAAAGGGCAGAGAGAACTGAATGAGAAGCTGAAAGGGCATCCGTTTCTCCAGAAGCAAAAACGGTGAGGGATCCACCCTTAGCCTCTTTGTAACCCCCAGCCGTAGGCGCATCGATAAGTTGAAGAGGCTTGATTTCAGCGGCAAGCTGTAAGAGTCGAGATGAGGGCAAGACGTTGCTGGTGAGGATGACAGGAGTACCTTCCGAAAGGCCCGCTATAATAAGATATATAAGCAATGCAAGTTACGAAATTGAGACGGTAACGTACCTGACAAGATATTCGCTagaacctcttccacagcagcagcactTCTATCAGAGACGATGACTGCGTCAGCGTCCTTCCCTTGCTCGACGACTTCCATTCCGGCTTTCTTCAAGACCTCTTTCAGGGAATATATTCGGCTGTCGGCATTTTGGGCGGCCAGTAAGACCTTTCGAACCTTCTTGCCGGGCTTCACCACAAGCTCCCTGGCTTTTTCtaactcttcttcttcggtcCCTTGCTCGGCAATCGGCTCTCCGCCTAACTTCTCCCAGAACTTTGACACCAAaccgtcctcttccttctccagccCCACAGCCAGTGCGGCAGTGTATAGCTGTTCAGCGGCCGCACTTAGAGGTGCAGGAAAGTGATCTCGTCTAGCTTCACCCATCACGATGGCGATATCTTTGTTAATGATGGTCATTGCCGACTTCGGAGTAGGGTCAGGACGGATAGACCAAGGAGCCCGGTGGCCAACTGTCTGCTACGTTAGCGCTGCATCCACGAGGCCCAAAAGACTTACACATAAAGCTATCTCCCGTTGTCTGCTTAATTATCTCGTATAACGTCCTGACGTTCAATCCCAAAGCTTTCGCGAGACCCAAAGCCTCTCCTTGTGCTGCAATACTAACTGCGCAGAATACCTGATTAATCATTTTGAAATCGCTCGCAATGCCAACTCTCTCTCCAACCAGGGTAAGACCACcttggggaggaagagtaaggGACTCGAGGACCGAACGAGCCGTAGCaatggaggatggggtACCCGATGACATGATGGCTAGCTGGCCCTGGGCAGCACGAGTTGACCCTCCCGATACTGGGGAATCGACGAGCTTTTGACAAATTCAGTTAAGTTTGGGTGCATTCATGCAGAAACAGCAGACACACTCACCCCGATGTTCTTGCCCAGTTTATCCAGCCTCTCAGCGACTTTAaccaagaaggaagggggCACAGTGGAGAACACGATGATAGAGGCACCGTTCTCCAATATCTCGGCGATGCCTACATCTTTGCCAAACAAagtctcttcaacttgctGAGCGTTGACCACCATCAAACAAAGAACTTGAACTCCTTTAGCAGCATCccgaggagaagagcttgagatGGCCCCTTGTTCTGCCACTCGCTTGAGAGAGGGCGGGTAAACATCATACGCTTTTACTTTGTATCCTTGAGAAACGAGACTCTGCAACGTTGACCCAAGTAAGTCACATTCCATCCAAGCTAACATATTATTTATCAAGAGACTCACAGCAGCCATGCCGCTACCCATAGCGCCCAAACCAATCCATCCCACTACTGGCTTCTGTTCGCAGGTCATTATTGAGTATCTATTGGAGTTGATGTTGTTGGGGATGTCTACGGCAAATGGACTCTGTATATATAGGTATCTCTGGACCGGCTTCTACACTACTCTGGAACACCTTCCATAGCCGCCCGAGACACTTCTCAAATATGTGGAGACGTCAGGTGCTGAGGATCCGGCAAGAGACCAACCATATTAGTTCAATAAAATAGGGAAAGCCGACGACGGGCCGGCCGATAACCGGTCCGATAACACATGGTAGGCGTGCGACAAACGCGTCAGTTAGGCATAGGATCACGTGACTCGCAAAATTGGTTCCTTGTTATTATAGACGCGTTCGCGTTCCGGTTGACGTGTACAGATCACCAGCAGTCAATACAATTCTTTCCCAGATAAAAATCAATCCCGTAGTTTGGTTACATCTTCACATCTTTTTCACATTTGGCCATCCCCCCATACTTATGTCCATATAATTGTCCAGTCTTGAAAATGCCAACGCCACTTTCTAGGCAGACCGAATCGTAAGTCGATTAACTCGTATTTTTGTGATCCGTGTCCTGATTCCCGTTCTAAAGTTTTAACTCGTCTACTGGTACTATTGTTCCCGATCGTTGGGGTCCAGCTCGAAACACTCGGtcagctgcagctgcagctgctACTGCAGCTGTTGATAATGAACATACTCTGTCACTGTCCCAATCCTCTCAATTAACACAGGTTTCCAATTCTGGATCGTCCTCTAGTCGTGCTCTTCAGCCTCAGAGCAGCCTAGAGAGAAGAATCAACAATGTGATAGGTGTAGGcggtggagatgatggattgaTGGGGATGCTGCAGATGCAAGATGTTCCCGGCAATAGCTTGGCTGGCTGGAGTTTTGTAGGTGTTTGCATTTGTCAAGGTTGCGCTTTGTTAGCTTATCTTCCTGCAGTTGGGTGACTCGCAGCCTAAAATAAACCACGCTCAGACTGCAGATCAGGAACATCGCGTGGAAGACTTTCTTAAGAAGATAGATGCCGAGACTGTACCTTCTCCAATGCCATCGGACTCTTCTTATGATCCCGCAGTGCACCTACAACACCCTTCTGTCGACTCGTATCGCCCATCAACTGCTGCTTCCTGGCATTCAACACCATCATCTATCGACCACTCTGAGCTGTATAGCAGTACTGATGTGGATactgaagatgaagctCGTTCTGGCATTATGAGCCATTCAAATGTTGGAGACTTAGGTTTGGGAGGGATGGACATTGACAACCTACAAGATGTCGAAGGGCAGAGATCCTGGCCTACAGAGCATGCTATGACGGCCCTAAATACCGCCGTTTCGCCTCAACAGCTATATGCCAACTCTCCCATTCCTAGCTCAACAGGTGATTCTGTATCTTCCCGCAGGCGCCGATCAAACACCGATAAAGCAGTTTCAGcttcagaagatgaacgaAAACGTCTTGATCGTCTCGAGCGTATGTTCATTCCTCAATCTTGACTTTTATCTGCTAAAATAGTTTTAGATCGCCGTGATATCAACCGCCGATCAGCCCAAAAGCATCGagcaaagagaaaagaagagatggagaccATGAACCGTAAGCTGTACGTGCGTGAACAGCGAATCAGGGAATTGGAAATGATGCTGGAGGCGGAGCGAGGCAAGGTGGTTTCACTGGAGGATACACTTCAGAAAGTACTGGGTGGATTAGGGCGTTCTGAAAGGAACGGTGGACCAGAtaaagaaaatggaaggtATGTTTAATGTGAGATGATGGGAGGGACACTGACATCGTTTAGGTAATGGAATCCCACCATTTGGAATGCTTGATACTCAGGGCGACACTCCCGACTTAATGCTCAACACTTTTCAAGCCGAGCATCACCAGCAGCCGtctttctccaccttcttccaaccctATTATTGCCCTGGGCGATGTCGACTTCCAACTTTTTATTTTGTCAGACAGAGATGTCGATTAGTTTCCAAAATTTTGATCACTTTGGAGCAACAATAGTGGGGGCTTTGTGATATAGGGCAGATGTACTTCATATTCGGATGTTAATAGGACTCTTGTGTCTTGGAGTTTGTGCTCCTTATGTAGTAACGTGCAAGAAGATCCTGGATATGGAATCTTAGTTTTGTGGACACCGGTAGGATTAAGATCCATGTATTATAATCTGTGTCTATTGATAAAATGGTCGGAATGTAAGCGGCGTACAGTTGCAGAGCGATCATAGACAAATCTATCGCATGTTTCTCACCACCAGAGTGATCTTGACTAATCTGGGCGTGCTTGATAAAAGCATTAACCTATCCCAAGCTTTATCTGATGATTACCCAAGCTGGTACGTTCAGATATACATATATTTTTTTTACAGCTGATTATGTGAAATTACCAATACCAATTGCTCCATGAGTTAATGTTCCTGCATCAATATTCCTCATAATGTTCTATTGCAAGATGATCGGCACTGCTGAGCAGGAGGCAAGAAATTGTTTTTTTGCACCATGTCACTAAATAACCCCACAGCCAAATCAGCTCAAGCTTCTGTTAGTGACTGAATCAGGGCTCACAAAAGACGATTATATTCAATTCTCATAGACTCATATATACCGGTTAGATACTGATCATTGCTAACAGCCGGGGGAGAGTTCATATTtccctcgtcttcctcgttGAATGGGTCATTTTCTCCTAATGTTCCCTCAAACTCGCCACGAGTCCCTTCAAAGCTTCCCCCACTCACCTTTCTAGCAACTGTCATCCCAGCTGATTCACATATTGAGACGACGGGTGGGCACCAAGGACCTGAGGACATGAACAATCTTGTTGAAGTCTCCATAAAATAGGAAGATGCTTCATTAGGTAGACTGGGTGTGGTGTGAGCTAAGCGAGGATCGCTATTTGGCGAAAAATGACCAGATGGATAAGACGAGACAGAGATGCTGTCACTCTGATAATTCAAGCATTCAAGGGTATTCCTAAGGAAGGGAGTCCAAGGACAACCTTGGGCTCGACATGCATAGCGAGCAAGGAGCGCGGAACCGAGGGATTTTTGCAAGCTGGAAATAAATACCGGGAGGCCAAAAACCGATGCAATGATATTGGGTAGCGCGGCCCTATTACAGTCTTGGTCAGTTTGTCGCTACTCTTTGAACCTAGCCAGCCGGTAAGTCACAATGGACTGACGTTTCATCTGAACATCCGAATACAGTAATGTtacctttgccttttttctGGCATGTGTTATAGAGCTTCAAAAACAAACTTCGCCAGTAAAGCGCCTGTCCTTCTACCACACATCTTGCGTTGACTCTTGGATCGCCAAATTCTCGTATCGTTGCACCATGATGAAATCGTATCATCTTATCAGATGCCCAGGAAGGAGGGGCAAAAGCGTTGGTCCTAAATAAATACGATAAGGAGTTAGGTAAGCCTATGACCCAGTGTAGAATGTTGGGGAATTCACCATGGTATGATGTAGAGCTTATCGTCAGCCGACAATGACCCTCCAGGAGAAAGGATTTCAGCTAGTTTTGAAAAATGGTGCCAACTGGCATACTGACTCAGCAGAGTATGAAAACACAGACCAAAGCCTGGCCAAATACTTACTGCCTATTGCAATATTTATCCCGAACCATCCGGCGCATGTCTCTCCAGGCGTGTCCTGCAAAAACCGCCAGCTTTTGCTTGCTTCCTCCCAATCTCCCCATGGAAGCCGTTATAGGAGTCACGACCTTTCCTCCCAAGCCGACAACGATCTGTGAATCAGTTTCAGGTATTTGAAATGCCAGACAGTCGGTatcgaagaaggaaatgcTCAGGTTTTGAGCGTTTGATGAGTTTGGTACAGTGGTTGTGAGAACGGAAGGAACGACTACACTTTTTGGCCTCAGTTCTGTTGAAACAACACAGATCAATGAGAGGTGACGCACAAGATAAAACTGCACAGTTCTTCGGGAATCCTTTATCTACCCACCTGCTAGATACGTCTCCCACTATCTCTCTAGATTCCACTACCCTGGTATCCAGTATGGGACAGTCATTGCTGTAAGTCtctgggaaaagaagctcaagctcttgTACCGTAGTAGCAGGTCGGGGGGTGAAGTATGTTGTTAGGATGAAGCTGAGAGTAACAGCATTTACCTGAGCTGCAAATCCATGCAATGTGTCAAAGTTTAGGGGATAATATGAAGCACTGGTTGAAATGTACGTGCCCGAAAAAGCTGGACATGGTAGGGGTATAGTGCCGCAGATGGTGATGACATGTTTGAAGTCAATTAATTTCGCCAACAGATCTACTACGTTGTCTAAGGGGTGGTATAACTTGCCACTCAGCTAGGACTCGTCTGTAGATTATATAAGTACTTGCCAATAGCCCTAAGGAGACTGGCAATAGGCACTGAACAATGGTCAAGACCTGCGGCCTGCTTCTACAATGCAAGAGTTTTAATGAGCCCCAGATAAGACTACTCTCAAAGCCAACAACACTTACTTCAACATAGGTGACCCTCTGCTCGCATATTACTTGCAGCTCGCTGTCAAAAATAGTTGCAGAAAGCCCTGCTGGAGCTACATCGAGCACTAAATGTTTTTTCCATTGGTGGCCCACAGCTGATGGCCCTGTCTTTTTCGCTATCATTTTATGCTATTTTGATCCAAATAATTATGCCAATCACTCAGCTCGGTGGAAAGAGACAAAGAGCTGTTGGTTGTCGAGAAAGTGGCTTTAGAAACAACTGTGATGGAAGtcaagagaaaagaaaagaaaatcCGAGTTCGTGGCACATATACAATGTACGGCACATAGCTTCATTGTTCATCACCTAACCCAATGCACAAATGAGTTTGGATTCTCTCTGATCATCGAGCAAAAGGGACTACCGCCGCTTGTAGTGCTTTTCCCTTGCCAGgcaggagatggatggCTGAATTTGACTTGGCCATCAATATATTGGATGCAAAATGCAGAAAGCTGAGGAGATCTTGCTGATCTTGTTAATGCCCTTACTGGCGTAAATGTTCTTCGAGTCCTTTTGATAATATGTCTCATTATTTTCCTGGTCTAGACTAGCGTCAGGTCCAGGCCCCACCATAAGTTGAAATAAAGATCGAGAAAAATTTGAGGACCGATATGTTGGTACATAATTTAGTTGATGTTGAGCTGGAAACAAAACATCACCCAAATGACGATACTAATATGGGAACTAATGCTCCGTGACGACAGGCCGATTTGGTACTAACAGTGTATTTGCTACCTTCTTCCCCGACTGCATCGGTGTCTTGTGAGCCATAACCCACCCAGGACCCTTCATGAAGGGCCATCTTCCGGCGGAGGTCGTCCGTCGGTATGCACTGCTATGCGGCAGCATTTTATTCCGTTTAAAAGCGCATTTCAATCCCTCGCCAGCCATCGCCACCTAATTTTTAGCTCAAGATCGGTCTTCTCAAATACTGACCACATGCTGAGTGTCGATCGCTTAGCTACTGATCCACGATGAGGGTATATTCGGCCGTAATGCGCTGAGACCCCTTTTTTCGTTGGCAGGTGCCCTTTACTTTTCAGTCTTCGCATTGATAAGTCAATCTACTGAATCAAGGATAAGGGTCGTATTATTTACAGTACTGACAGAAACAATCTGGTGGCCATGAGTAGTTGCTGGCTTATTGCAGCCAAAGCTACAGGTAAGAAGGGTGGTGATATCATGGTTAGGTTCTGATCGTTTGGAATAAGCGTTCGATAAGATGCAGACAGCACCATACGATGAAGAATCAATGGCGCACGGAAGATGGAGCTCCCTTCAAAGAGTGCGCGAATGCTGGCTTTGATAAATAGTTCTCGCAGACAGTATCCTTATTACCAAATACATCCGCCACCCCCAGTGGTCTGCATCCTGAAACCGTCCCTGcaatcctccttccttttctgaACGATTACGTCATGCTCACTTGTTATCTTAGCGCAAGGCACGACCGGAACGAAAGCAATGCGGCAATAAGCGGGCAGAATTTCCTTACATTCCGCTTTCCCATGCAGTTCTTCGTTTTCTTCGTTACTATCAACCTACGCCAGGTGTTACCATGGCATATGAACGATGCTCAGCTTTTCCCATGGTTTAATTATCCAAATGTTCTAGTTTTCTTATTATTATCCGCCTACCGCATAGTAACAGAAGGGTGAGCCACATAAGCTTAAGATCACGTGACCTGAATGAGCCCTATAATGACGGATGCCAGTTGCAGACTGCCAAGCTTCGGCATCCGCCTGTCTACGTCGTGGAGGATGCGGTGCAACTGTAGTTATCATCTTCCGTACTTCCCACAATTAATTGGCATCCATCTTTTTACCCTTAACTTCGAGCTCTTACAGGACAACAGCAATGGGTCTCGCTTCTAAACTCGCAGCTTCTCAGAACCAGGCTGGCGTTGGCGCTGGGGCTGCTCCTGGCGGTGCGCCTTCCCAGCAAGCtccacagcagcagcagtatggtcaacaacaacagcaataCGGTGCTCCCCAGCAGCAATTCCCCACCCCTCAGACATACGGCGctcctcaacagcaacagtaTGCTCCCCCTCCTGGTGCTCCTCCAGTCCCTGGTAGCAGGTGAGTCATCTTTCGCTTGAAACTCTGGTTTCTGCTGATTGTTTTCTTGCACAGGCCTGGCGGACCTCCCTCGCAAGGACAgtaccctcctccccctggcgctcctccttcccagTATGGCCAGACACCTGGTCAGCCTCAATCTCAATACGGTCAGCAGGCTGGGCAGTACGGTCAACCTCACTCTCAATATGGCCAGCAACCTGGTCAATACGGTCAGCCTCAATCACAGTACGGCCAGCAGCAGGGACAACAGCAGGGCCAATACggtcatcttccttcccaacAGTATGGCCAGCAGCCTCCAGCCTACGGCGCACCTGGTGTTGGTGCTCCCGCGCCTCCTTCTGGACCTGCCAGTGCCAACAACACCAACCCTCAATATTTGCTGAGTCTCTTGCAACATTGTGTTCAGGACGTGAGTGACTTATCCTGTGTCTATGACCAATTATTTACAATCAACCCTAATATAGCAACATCTCCAAGCTTTCTACCCTCCCGGTTCGCTTGAGCCTATTGCGCATCGTGTTGCCCAGTCTGGCGCGCTTAACAAAATTGCCCAGGAATGGAAGATCCCTTTGGAACTTGCTTCTGATCTCGTCAAGCTTTCATTATTCGATGTAATCCTTTACATTGATGACTCCGGATCCATGGCTTTCGAGGTATGTCTCCTTGCTTCGGTGTTGCATGATGAAATTGACGGTAAAACAGGGTGGCGGTGAGCGTATTGATGATCTCAAGCTGTAAGTCTATGCTTGCCTTTCGAAATCTATCGGCTTTAACTCATCGGCCATCAAAGTATTCTTTCGCGCGTGGCTTTTGccacctctctcttcgACCAGGATGGTATTCAGGTCCGAATGATGAACTCTCGAGTCGAAGGCAACGGTATTACCAGTGAACCCCAAGCCCTCCAACTTATCCAGCAGATCAAGTTCTCTGGTTTGACTCCTCTTGGGACTTCTTTATGGCAAAAGATTCTTCAACCCTTGGTCCTCGGCCCTGCCCAACAAGGAAGGTTGCAAAAACCAGTTGTTATCATCAGTGAGTTCTGGTGTAATTCAAACAGATTGAGAAACGAGCCT
Encoded here:
- a CDS encoding 3-hydroxyisobutyrate dehydrogenase — encoded protein: MTCEQKPVVGWIGLGAMGSGMAASLVSQGYKVKAYDVYPPSLKRVAEQGAISSSSPRDAAKGVQVLCLMVVNAQQVEETLFGKDVGIAEILENGASIIVFSTVPPSFLVKVAERLDKLGKNIGLVDSPVSGGSTRAAQGQLAIMSSGTPSSIATARSVLESLTLPPQGGLTLVGERVGIASDFKMINQVFCAVSIAAQGEALGLAKALGLNVRTLYEIIKQTTGDSFMFGHRAPWSIRPDPTPKSAMTIINKDIAIVMGEARRDHFPAPLSAAAEQLYTAALAVGLEKEEDGLVSKFWEKLGGEPIAEQGTEEEELEKARELVVKPGKKVRKVLLAAQNADSRIYSLKEVLKKAGMEVVEQGKDADAVIVSDRSAAAVEEVLANILSAGLSEGTPVILTSNVLPSSRLLQLAAEIKPLQLIDAPTAGGYKEAKGGSLTVFASGETDALSASHSVLSALSTQGGNATNLHFIGGGAGSATKVKAVNSLLEAIHLAVTGEGFAFAKHKKMDIERVFKVLSGGAARSFIMSDRFPRIISGASQDEPENTVSALWNDLSITLAEAKQHKCPFFLTQAAMQQLERLYSSGYANADDSSIIKLWEETGVKI
- a CDS encoding thioredoxin reductase GliT; amino-acid sequence: MPPAVRRYRYKTVRGALPSRQSTTLNTRAISLLTKAIMSTTQTDLLIIGGGPAGLSAAITFSRLRRPCVIYDSGNYRNASASHSHTILGFEGQDPADFRAKVRSELLRDYSATTTFRNGQIVSLVKTGEEFEAKDAEGNTLKARKVILATGLKDHLPDILGVSEQWGKRIIHCIFCHGTETAYQPFAFVFTPNNAKMNPYLVAGMLKLWGAMNHQPIYILTHGSDASTEEGRREAGLEAYWEVIQNKGYQVISSPIQSIKENDSKTSLIVEFADHPSISVPSMLLLPEKFTPSDHGAPIVNEELLGTPLGPMGTIPGPAESSGAPKLPPRMGDDPRTPVDGLFWAGNSGSMPANVTISAAQGTAAAIVVADELGMEDLAKLA